The region TTTCTTGCCGGCGACCCTCCTAGGCATCCGGGGCCAGGAGATTGGGGTGCTCCCGCCTGGAATCTGGGAGTATCGCCCGATGCTCGCGGCATGACCGCTCCTTACCGTTCACGGCATTGCCACCGGCGTACCGGAGAGCGACCCGCTCCCGACGGTGGGAACCGCCTGGGAGAGGAGCGCGACCATGAGCAACGCCGAGATGCCGCAGCCGGTTCGGCCGGGCGCCGCAGCCTCAGGCCCGCCAGCACTACCGCGAGAACCTGCCGGCCGGGTTTGACGCCCTGGCCGAGCTCTACTACGCCTACTGGGGCGAGTACTTCCACCTGGCCGTGTTCGAACCGGGCGACGACCCCGCCGACCTGGCCGCCGCCTACCAGCGCACCCACGAGCGCTAGCTGGAGGCGATCGGGGGACCGCGGCGCGGCGCATCCTGGACGTGGCCTGCGGCGGTGGCGCGCTGTCGGCGTGGCTGGCCGACCACACCACCGCGGCGGTGGTCGGCGTCGACCTGTCAGCTGGTCAGCTCGCCCACGCCCGCCGCTGGCTCGCGGCGGGCGCCGGCCCACCCTGCGGTTCGTCCAGCACGACGTCATGCACCTCGACGAGCTTGCCGAGCCGCCCTTCCAGGCACCCTCCGACGCGGCGATCTGCCTGGACGCCGCCTGCTACCTGCCCGACCGGCGGGCGGCGCTGCGCCAGATCGCGGCCCGGCTGCGGCCAGGAGGTCGTGCAGCAGGCGCCTGGTGCTTGCTCGACTGCTCCTGCCTCTTGGTCACCTGGCCGCCCGATCACTCTCGGCGTAGCCGGGGGCACTTGCCCGGTGCTTGGCGTCGGATGGCCGCCCTGGACGGGCTGCCTGGGACGAATGATCATGGCTGCGAGATGACGGTGCTCCCCTTGGTGGGTCCTGGTCGACCGCGTCGGACAAGGTCTCGCGGCTGTGGCGTGGGCTGGACGAGCAGGTGCGCGTGTTCCGCGAGCGGCCCCTGCGGCCAGGGCCGCCGACCGTCGCCGGTGATTGATCGACGATGTAACACCTTGCTCGCCGCTTGAGACAGATCCCCGGATCGACGTCCACCGACCACACATCCGCGCCGAACCAACACCGTCGCCCGGTCACTGGTCCAGCGAGAAGGTGGGGAGTGTCCACAAAGGAGGTGGCGGGATGCCCACGTTGCTGGCCGTGAATGTCGGCCTGCCGCAAGACGTGTCCTGGCGCGGCGCGACGGTGCACACCAGCGTGTGGAAGCATGCCGTCACTGGCCCGCAGGTTGTGCGCCGGCTGAACATCGACGGGGACGGCCAAGGCGATCTCGCCGGCCACGGCGGCGAGCACCGCGCGGTGCTCGTCTACCAGATCGACTCCTACCGCTTCTGGCAAGCCCACCTTGGCCGCGACGATTTCGTCTACGGGCAGTTCGGTGAGAACTTCACCGTTGACGGGTTGCCCGACGACGAGGTGTGCATCGGCGACCGGTACCGGATCGGCGACGCGGTCTTCGAGGTCACCCAGCCGCGCGTCACCTGCTACCGGGTGGGTTTGCGGATGCACGAGCCGCGGATGGCCGCCCTGCTGGTGGCCCACCGGCGGCCGGGGTTCTACCTGCGGGTCCTCACCGAAGGCCGGGTCGAGGCCGGCAACGAGATCATCAAGCTCGCCGCCGGCCCGGAGGCCATGACCGTCGCGGAGATCAGCGCGCTGCTGTACCTGCCGGGCCACCCCCGCCCGCAGCTCGCCCGCGCGCTGCGCATCCCAGCGCTCAGCCCGGGATGGAAGACCTCCCTGCAGGCGCTGCTCGACCAGGCCGACGGCGACCAGGGCAAGCCGGCCGGGAATCCGGGGCTGACCGCGGCCGCGGGCAGCCCACCACCGGCCTGGGACGGGTTTCGGCCGCTGCGGGTCGTCGGTATCGACGCGGAGAGCCGCAGCGTGTTCTCGCTGCGGCTGGCCGCCACCGACGGCGCGCCGCTGCCGGCGCCGCTGCCCGGGCAGTTCCTCGCCGTGCGGTTGCGCCCGGACGCTGGCGGCCCGCCGTTGATCCGCAGCTACTCGCTGTCGGGCCGGCCTGGCGCCGCGGCGTACCGGATCAGCGTGAAGCAGGAGCCGCACGGTGCCGCCGGCAGCTATCTGCGCACCCGCGTCCGCGCCGGCGACACCCTCGACGTCGCGGCGCCACGGGGCACCTTCACCCTGGCCAGCGGCGACGCACCGGTGCTGCTGCTGTCCGCCGGTATCGGCGCCACCCCTGTTCTGGCGATGCTGCATGCGCTCGCCGCCGAGCACGCCACGCGTGCGGTGTGGTGGCTGCACGGGGCACGCAACCGCGCCGAGCACCCGTTCGCGCGGGAGAGCCGTGCCCTGCTGGCGCAGCTGCCAAACGCGCACGGGCACGTCTGCTACAGCAGCCCCACACCCGATGACCGGCAGGGCGTCGACTACGCAACCGCCGGCCGGTTGTCGGCCGACCTCCTGGGTCGTCTCGGTGTTCCCCGGACCGCCGACGCCTACCTGTGCGGCCCGCCCGCCTTCCTGCGGGACCTGCCCGCGGCCCTGGTCAGGTTGGGCCTGGATCCCTCCCATGTGCGCACGGAGCTGTTTGCTGCGGAGTCGGCCTTGACCCCCGGCGTGACCGCCGTCCCCGCACGATCCCCGCACCCGCCCGCGGGCGTGCCCGGGCCGGGAGCGCCCGTCGCCTTCGCGCGCAGCGGCCTCACCGTCAACTGGGACCCCGGGTATGCGAGCCTGCTCGAGCTCGCCGAGGCTTGCAGCGTGCCCGTCCGCTGGTCGTGCCGCACCGGCGTCTGCCACACCTGCGAAACTGGCCTGCTGTCCGGCGACGTCGTCTATTCGCCCGAGCCGATCGACGCACCGGCGGGCGGCAACGCGCTGATCTGCTGCGCCCAACCCCGAGGCGACCTCGTCCTGGACCTGTGACACCTCGACCCTAAGCCGACAGGCGTGGTCGCCACCCATCACACGGCGGTCGCGCATGACACGGCCAGGGCCATTCCGCACCCATCGCGGACACCGCTGGCGTGCCGCCGACCGGATCGAGGCAAGCTTCGAACTGCTATTCGCGGCCAGGCGGCAACCAGGGCTCTGTCAGGTCCGGTCGCGCCCGTAGACCCACGACACGACCACGACCTCGCGCCCGTCCGGATCTTGGTAGGTCACGCCGCCGTTCGCGTGCCAGTAGGGGTGCTGCGACGTCGGCTCCACACCGGCAGCCGCCATCCTCGCGATCAACCGCTCCTGCGCCGCCGCGTCGGGCAGGTAAAACACCAGCGTATCGATGCGATCGACCCTGACAACCGGCTCAGTCGACCGGACGATCTCCAGTTGCACGGAGGTGTCGGGGAGGCCGAAGATCGTGCCGTCCTCGCCGTAGCTTGCCGCAAAGCTGTCGAGCACCGGCAGCCCGACCAGGTCGCGGTAGAACCGGACTGCCTGGTCGTAGTGGGCGCTTGAACGCCCGACGCGTAACGCGCCGACCGGAAGATGCTCGGGCCAGCGTTCAGCTCCCTCGGGTCGGTTGGACATGGTCACAGTCTACGCGGCTCAGGCTCCTCAGCTGCGGCGCAGAGGCGCATGCGAGGCTGACGACACCGGGAGAAACGCAATCCAGGTCGATCTGACCAAGGAGAGCGTGCGCCTGCCGCTCTACCGAGGCGAGGCGGACGGCAAGACGGTCTGGTTTGTGCTGCTGGACGCCTCCGACGCCGGATTGGCGCATGACCTGGGCGTCAACTACGCCCCCAAGCTCGCCAACCTGGCGATCGGCTGCCAGGCCTGCGTGCAGACGGTGACCCTCCAGTCCCCGACACCGGCGCAGAACCGGTTCGGGCAGGCCGTCGTCAACTTCCAGGGCGCGCCGGACTTCAGCCCCACCCGCATCGCCGAGCCGGGGCCAGGCGGCTTCCCGCTCGCTCGCTTCCAGCCCGGCGCGGTGGCCGGACCGGGCTACAGCCCGTTCATCCGCATCGCGGGATCGCAGGTCGTCTACAGCGCGCCGATCGTGGCGACCGGCGACGGCCCCTTCGACGTCGTCCACCACACCAACACCGGCGACCGGGTCCTCGGCGTCCACCTCGCCCCTCCCTCCCCGCCCGGCCAGTTTCTGGAGTCGTGGGTGGACCTGCTGCTCGTCAAGGGCTTCGACGCCGGCCAGCCGATCGTGTACATCAGCACCGCGGGCAGCCCCTGACCGCGGTGCTGGAGCGCTCGACCTTGGTGCCCGCGCTGGACCAGGCGGCCTACAACGACGGCGACGACTTCCTCGGCTCCGCCCGCGAGCGGCTGTTCGGCTTCATCAACGGCCAGACCGGCGCCGACAACAAGCAGGCGCAGGGGTTTGTGCACCCGGCGAAGGACGGGCATGTCTCCGAGGACGCCAGCGCCCAAAACATCGGCCTGATCGACGCGTTCCGCAACGGCGGCGACCTGCTCGCTGCGCCGGCGGGCCCACACAAGGCCCGCCGTGCGCAGCGCCCAGATACGCAGGACTCAGGAAGGCGGCCCGTGTTTGGTTGACTTCGACTTCAGCGACCGCTCCGGTTGCCGGGCGCGACCGCGACGAGCCAGGGTGGCAGCCTTCGAGCGAACGGCCGGCTATCGAGGCAGCTTGGCCGCAAGCACCTCGAGTTCCTGGATCGCGGGCGGCTCCGCGAACAGCTCTGGCGCACGCTCCATCAGCGCCGCTGCGACGGCACCCGACAGATGCGCCTTGCGCCCGGCATCGTCAGGGAGGACATCGACGATGCCGAACGTCGAAGGTCCAAGCCGGAGCGCGAACCACGCGATCGCTGCGGGCTCCTGTCCAACCAGCGGTGGCGCTCCTTCGAGAAACCTGGCTACCTCGTCTTCCCTGCCCGGCTTCGCCTCGAGGCGAACAAGCAGGCCGACCGTGACCACGTCCTACCTCCCTTGGGTGGGCGGCATCGCCGCCGGACGCTCAGTGCGCGGCCAAGCTTGCCGGCCTCGTGCTTGCCCGCTGCGCGCGCAGGTGCGAATAGGCGGCGTCGAGCGCGCAGGCGAGCTGGGCCGGGTCGCGCCGTGCCTGCGTGAGCACAAGCCCACCCTGGACCGCCGCCATCGTGGCGGTCACAAGCGCCTCGATGTCCGCGTCGGCACGCAGCCCCCCTCTGAACTGCCCTGGGGTTGATGGAGGCTTGGGCTGGCGGGTGGCGGCCGCCGCGGCGCTGCTGGCCTCGATGCCCTCGAGCTCATGCTCATCGAGCCAGTCCAGCACCTCCGCCCGCCGGGTGGAGAACCGCTCAATCAGCGCCCGCGCATCCAACCCCACGATCTCCGCGGCGCCGGAGCGCGCATCCACCGGCCCCCAGCGCACCTGCAGGCGGCGGGTGAGCTCGGCCCGCTCGACCGCGTGGTAGGGGTGATCAGCCGCCATCAGGTGGGCGTACAGCCAATCAGAATCCAGCGCGGTCCAGCGGCCGTCCGGGCCGACGGTGGCGTTCTGGACCAGCACGTGGGTGTGGGCGTCAGGCTCCCCCGCCCGGCTCATGCGGTGATCGAACGCGACCGCGAACACCCCCGCACCCCGGCAGCGCTCGGTCCCGTTGTGCCCGCGGCGCACCCCCACCCCATGCGCCTGCAGACACCGCAAGGCGCTTTGGAGGCCGACGTCGCGGGCCGCAACGACCTCACGGCGGCGGGCGTCGCCGCCGGCGGCGGCCAGCAGGCTCACGCTCTTGGGATCGGAGAAGCAGTGGTCAAACGCGGCCACCCGCGCATCCACCCGCTTCCCGGCATGCTTCGATGCTTCGTCGAACGCCTCCCAATACATCTCGTGGGGGTCGATACCCAGGACCTTGCGGCAGATGCGCTCGACGGTCTCCACCTTCACCTTGTGGGCCCGCCCGGGCCGGCCCGCGGCCTGCACCGCGCGGACGTCGGCGGCCAGCGCCTTCGACCCCGCCAGCCCCTCGAGGTCCTCCACGCCCTGCTCCGCTGCCCGGGCCTTGAGGGCGTCAAGGGCGGGGGCGGCGGGGAGCTTGGAGCGCGGGTCGGCGCGCCAGACCGGCGCGACCCGCTGCGCGCCGGTGCGGGGGTCTTGGCCGCGGAACATCGCCCGGACCTGCTCGGCTGAGGCCTCCCCGGTGCAGCCGCTCTGCTCGGGCAGCAGCCCCACATAGCGGCCGGGGGACTCGCCGTGGCCGGAGAAGTACTCCTCGTGGTCGCGGGCGATCTGGTCCAGCCAGTAGTTCTCCTGGCC is a window of Actinomycetes bacterium DNA encoding:
- a CDS encoding class I SAM-dependent methyltransferase gives rise to the protein MACGGGALSAWLADHTTAAVVGVDLSAGQLAHARRWLAAGAGPPCGSSSTTSCTSTSLPSRPSRHPPTRRSAWTPPATCPTGGRRCARSRPGCGQEVVQQAPGACSTAPASWSPGRPITLGVAGGTCPVLGVGWPPWTGCLGRMIMAAR
- a CDS encoding MOSC and FAD-binding oxidoreductase domain-containing protein, producing MPTLLAVNVGLPQDVSWRGATVHTSVWKHAVTGPQVVRRLNIDGDGQGDLAGHGGEHRAVLVYQIDSYRFWQAHLGRDDFVYGQFGENFTVDGLPDDEVCIGDRYRIGDAVFEVTQPRVTCYRVGLRMHEPRMAALLVAHRRPGFYLRVLTEGRVEAGNEIIKLAAGPEAMTVAEISALLYLPGHPRPQLARALRIPALSPGWKTSLQALLDQADGDQGKPAGNPGLTAAAGSPPPAWDGFRPLRVVGIDAESRSVFSLRLAATDGAPLPAPLPGQFLAVRLRPDAGGPPLIRSYSLSGRPGAAAYRISVKQEPHGAAGSYLRTRVRAGDTLDVAAPRGTFTLASGDAPVLLLSAGIGATPVLAMLHALAAEHATRAVWWLHGARNRAEHPFARESRALLAQLPNAHGHVCYSSPTPDDRQGVDYATAGRLSADLLGRLGVPRTADAYLCGPPAFLRDLPAALVRLGLDPSHVRTELFAAESALTPGVTAVPARSPHPPAGVPGPGAPVAFARSGLTVNWDPGYASLLELAEACSVPVRWSCRTGVCHTCETGLLSGDVVYSPEPIDAPAGGNALICCAQPRGDLVLDL
- a CDS encoding VOC family protein, with the protein product MSNRPEGAERWPEHLPVGALRVGRSSAHYDQAVRFYRDLVGLPVLDSFAASYGEDGTIFGLPDTSVQLEIVRSTEPVVRVDRIDTLVFYLPDAAAQERLIARMAAAGVEPTSQHPYWHANGGVTYQDPDGREVVVVSWVYGRDRT
- a CDS encoding antibiotic biosynthesis monooxygenase — protein: MVTVGLLVRLEAKPGREDEVARFLEGAPPLVGQEPAAIAWFALRLGPSTFGIVDVLPDDAGRKAHLSGAVAAALMERAPELFAEPPAIQELEVLAAKLPR
- the mobF gene encoding MobF family relaxase; this translates as MALPVKALKVGQENYWLDQIARDHEEYFSGHGESPGRYVGLLPEQSGCTGEASAEQVRAMFRGQDPRTGAQRVAPVWRADPRSKLPAAPALDALKARAAEQGVEDLEGLAGSKALAADVRAVQAAGRPGRAHKVKVETVERICRKVLGIDPHEMYWEAFDEASKHAGKRVDARVAAFDHCFSDPKSVSLLAAAGGDARRREVVAARDVGLQSALRCLQAHGVGVRRGHNGTERCRGAGVFAVAFDHRMSRAGEPDAHTHVLVQNATVGPDGRWTALDSDWLYAHLMAADHPYHAVERAELTRRLQVRWGPVDARSGAAEIVGLDARALIERFSTRRAEVLDWLDEHELEGIEASSAAAAATRQPKPPSTPGQFRGGLRADADIEALVTATMAAVQGGLVLTQARRDPAQLACALDAAYSHLRAQRASTRPASLAAH